From Rhinoraja longicauda isolate Sanriku21f chromosome 24, sRhiLon1.1, whole genome shotgun sequence, one genomic window encodes:
- the LOC144605155 gene encoding uncharacterized protein LOC144605155 — protein sequence MGLQRWIGFMVLVEMVWHVSGTGTGPIARDWGEEANLPGWNARVPRQGNDKRLPGCTNKPDSDSDQTFTVRYHVVVASPGGSFMLYCKISEDYGQVSSVSWRKDGVPIAEYNDKTFAHYQGSDVHWRFVHQNVHLNRDASLLLTRTQENDGAVYSCVWTTSSQGKCEVETSLLME from the coding sequence ATGGGACTGCAGAGATGGATAGGATTCATGGTCCTTGTGGAGATGGTGTGGCACGTCTCCGGAACTGGAACAGGTCCGATCGCCAGAGATTGGGGAGAGGAAGCAAACTTGCCCGGGTGGAACGCACGggtgcctcggcaaggcaacGATAAACGGCTTCCAGGATGCACGAACAAGCCAGATTCTGACAGTGATCAGACTTTTACAGTTAGATATCATGTGGTTGTTGCATCTCCGGGTGGTTCTTTTATGCTGTACTGTAAAATATCCGAAGATTACGGTCAAGTGAGCTCTGTTTCATGGAGGAAGGATGGTGTTCCCATTGCCGAATATAATGATAAGACCTTCGCACATTATCAAGGGTCTGATGTCCACTGGAGGTTCGTGCATCAAAACGTGCACCTGAATCGGGACGCCTCGCTGCTCCTGACAAGGACACAAGAGAACGATGGAGCCGTGTATTCCTGCGTTTGGACCACCTCTAGTCAAGGGAAATGTGAAGTAGAGACCTCGCTGTTAATGGAGTGA